In Sciurus carolinensis chromosome 17, mSciCar1.2, whole genome shotgun sequence, one genomic interval encodes:
- the Rab8a gene encoding ras-related protein Rab-8A has product MAKTYDYLFKLLLIGDSGVGKTCVLFRFSEDAFNSTFISTIGIDFKIRTIELDGKRIKLQIWDTAGQERFRTITTAYYRGAMGIMLVYDITNEKSFDNIRNWIRNIEEHASADVEKMILGNKCDVNDKRQVSKERGEKLALDYGIKFMETSAKANINVENAFFTLARDIKAKMDKKLEGNSPQGSHQGVKITPDQQKRSSFFRCVLL; this is encoded by the exons ATGGCGAAGACCTACGATTACCTGTTCAAGCTGCTGCTGATCGGGGACTCGGGGGTGGGGAAGACCTGTGTCCTGTTCCGCTTCTCCGAGGACGCCTTCAACTCCACTTTCATCTCCACCATAG gaatTGACTTTAAAATTAGGACCATAGAGCTCGATGGCAAGAGAATTAAACTACAGATATG GGACACGGCCGGCCAGGAGCGGTTTCGGACCATCACAACGGCCTACTACAGGGGAGCAATG GGCATCATGCTGGTCTACGACATCACCAACGAGAAGTCCTTCGACAACATCCGGAACTGGATTCGCAACATCGAGGAG CACGCCTCTGCAGACGTGGAGAAGATGATACTTGGGAACAAGTGCGACGTGAATGACAAGAGACAGGTGTCCAAGGAGCGGGGAGAGAAG CTGGCCCTTGACTATGGAATCAAGTTCATGGAGACCAGCGCCAAGGCCAACATCAACGTGGAGAAC GCGTTTTTCACTCTCGCCAGAGATATCAaagcaaaaatggacaaaaaattg GAAGGCAACAGCCCCCAGGGAAGCCACCAGGGCGTCAAGATCACCCCCGACCAGCAGAAGCGGAGCAGCTTCTTCCGGTGCGTGCTTCTGTGA